The Vanessa atalanta chromosome 6, ilVanAtal1.2, whole genome shotgun sequence region CAAACAGGAATTGCAACGCTCGAAGgcatctaaataaattataacattttagcaCTATTGTTAAGTACGCTACAATGATTATAGAATGTCAGCCTAATTAGTTCGTTTTTAATAAGACTGTCTTACTGCGTTGCCTTGTTGAAAGGAGCCATTTATGTCTAGATTTCAAAATCCTTATCATAGATCAGTCACACTTTCTATTCCACGATGAACAGTGACATGTgatttatgtatacattattaatatgtattaaaatttaccatTGCTCACTCACACAAATCGAAGAATGCTTTACATgtcctaaaattaaaaaacaataatatacataaaatcaaaaccTAGATCTAATCAAAGATAATGAGGTTACGTACGTACGTAACgtagacaattttatttcttttttaatgatttgacaTATTTCTTAAAGTCCTAATACCTAATCGGTGGTAGCGTTACCTTAAATTTAATCCAGTTAAAAATCCCTattgaaaaatctttattttgatatataaacaattaatttcaaagataACCATCGCGTGTGAGTAATCACATCGTCTTTCCTGAGATTTAATGCCGTGTCAAGGATTCATATGATACACGTTAAATCGTGATGACCATGTTGATAGTTACTAATTATAATCTTAACAATTAAATTCCTTTTACTTACAGACTTACATAATTAACAAAGTGATTTTAATAACAGTTTACAAGTAGTTTAACCTATTGTAAGTACATCTAGATATCATAAAAACTTTATCTTCGtttaatcttataattttatactacagTATTCTAGTGCGTgtttagttattgttttatttatatacacgaCTAATGTATCTGATATTAAAGTCGAATAGTTGTAATCAACACTTGAATAAATGTTACTAAACACCAGCTATAACTAATATAAACTATCTATTAATTttcatagacaatttttttttttattattatttcggaaCGACTTGATTAAATTACAAggcaatacaatacaaaaaaaatatctataacgttcagaacatgtttattttaatgttttacattaatatttattattattatgtgtaatCATTTATTCGCCCGCGTTCCTATTCttcatgaaaaaattaaatctctCGAAACTTAAAATTACAAGTACCTCCACATCGCAAAAATCATTAAGTAATCCATCTACGtttcacattatttaaaacgtcATACTGAcctgattattattatgttgatgAAACCAAAGTGTAAAGCTTCGTAAGTAATATCTCGCACGAAAGCCTGTATCTTTAAACGCATTTGATTTtgcattcaattaaattcaaatgctaCTTTACGATTAgacaattaaagtataaatattgcaACGCAGCCTAAACATAAACTTATGGCataaacttttttctttatgatatcggcgggcggacgaacaaataggtcacctgatgataagtcgtcactaccgcccatagacaatggcgctgtaagaaatattaaccattccttactataccaatgcgccaccaacctcgggaactaagatgttatgtcccttgtgcctgtagttacactggctcactcacccttcaaatcggaacacaacaattatactgagtactgctgtttggtggtagtatatctgatgagtgggtggtacctacccagacgggcttgcacaaagccctaccaccaagttaattattaaccaatatattccaatatatattgaaatatatgtacatataataacaacTTCTCTTTTTTTACAGGTGCCTCAACCAGCACCTGGCTTACGAGCTATTGCGCAATTACAACCTGATGAAGAGTCAGGAGTAGGAGGCGAGTTGATATTCACTCAAATCTTACCTAACGGTCCGGTAACGATCGAAGGAAATGTGACCGGACTGTCGCCTGGTCTACACGGACTTCATGTGCATCAAGCTGGTTCTATAAAAGATAATTGCAAAGAAATCGGGCCACACTTCATAGCTTACTATGTAAGTAATTTCCTTCTGCATTTGCAtcatttttgtgtttaattaggtagtaactacttatattatatgccGTAAGTACGCCCgaaacttttttatgtaagttGTATGTCGGATGCCCGATGGATGGATgaatagaaatattaagatatatacgAGACTTAGTGGCAAAAATACCTTTACCTTGTTCACTTAATTTTCAatctagttatataatataaacgttttacataacaataaaacggtTATTATGTGCCGAAAGAAAACACAGCATCGCATTATGAAGAAGCAGTGTTAACtcacctttatatttttacttacgccTGTGTGTTTTAAGCTGAATCACATTAACCCTTTGCCTTATTTGTATGCTCTGTCACCGCAAGGCGGGAACCGGCCTGTCAAAGTCATTGGAGTATTCACCAGGAAGAGCGTTCCTGCGATGCTGTGTTTTCTTTCGGCACATAATAaccgttttattgttatgtaaaacgtttatattatgtGCCTTGTGGAAAACACAGCATCGCATTATGAAGACGACGTGTTTGATATCTGCTGGTGACAAATAAACACACGCAATGTTGAGTTAAGCAGAATAATTAATGTGTTAAAAATTACATGTCTCGAACATAAGAGTAGATACTAATAAAACCTACAGTCAGTCTTATtatcttcattaaataaaaaataaataaataaaagaaataacttttattaattattatttgctatCCTCCTGCAAATAAAATTCCAATATCTGACTCTATCTTATTTCTACAATATTAGGAATATACCTAATCTAGTCAATTTCTATTCAATGCAATTGTAGAAATTTGacccaaacaaaaacaaaagaaaaaataataataattaattaaaacagtctttatctattattacaaataataaaaaacaacataataaattctCTGCaacaattaaagataaaaaacattaactataaaatttaacatacaaaGCCTCCGAAGCagaatctaaattttaattatataatgcctTATAAATCTACTTGAGATCAAAACAATCACAATGAAGTCATcacattaaatagttttaaaattatcaaataaattataatcatattcgCGTTCCTGTGTATCAATCTCTCGGCAATAATGCTTTCTTAGAGTATTTATAGCTTTCCAATTACCTCTTTCTAAAATTTCCTCTACGGGCCTATTCTCTAGCCAAGCCAAAGAAGCTACTGCTGATCGACATGAACCAGGTGAGGCATCAATTCCTGCATCCTTCAGTACAGACCGCACCCATCCTCCTATTAAAGTCTTAGAAGCTGGCTTTGGTATACCTCTTATTGTTATGAACAGATGCTTTATATCTTCTGTCCGCCTACTTTCAGATGCTTGAATCAAAAGACGAATCCAACGAACTggacataaattaatttcttgattAGGTAGAAGTCTCCAACCAGATTGGCGTCTAGATCCACTATCAGTTTTAGCTTCGAATACTGGccaaaaacaaatatcttgTCCATCATCagtaaaatgttgttttgatATTCTTAATAAAGTTAGGTCGTGTATCCTACGCCCTGACGTTAGGAGTAAGATTGTTGCAGTTCTTCTTGCAATTTCAAATAATGAACTATTGTTGGGGTTATTTTTTAGCCACTCTATCACTTGTCTGGCATCCCAAATTGGTGGTTTAAATGATGGTGGTTTAGAATTGTTGATGGCCTTCAACACTTGTTTCACCATAAAGTTAGAAGATATTACACTATTTTGTCCACAAAATGTTGCCACTGCTGATTTATGAACCAGCATCGTGCCATAAGCTAAACCTTCTTTTAGAAAGGTGTCAGCAAGAAATTGAGCTACCTCTTCTGGTCTGGGCGATTTCGGGTCTGAGCTTCTAGCGCTACACCAAGTTATCCATCTCTTAATGGCTGGTTCATATGTGTCAAGAGTCGAACGACGCCAACTCTTTTTGAGAAGGTCTTTTTCAGCCTGCGACCATGTGGCTATCTTGTCCGCCCACCCCCAATTTTCCAAACCTTCAGAGCTAACTGGTCTATCTGTGGAGGTGGACGCCCTGTTGTCAGGTCCACTAGCGCTCTGTGCAAGTTGGGTACAATCATGGGTTGGTCCAGGGCTCGAGCCTGGAGATCTGCTTTCCAAAAGGGTTGATTCCAATCCGGAGCCACCAGTAGGTAGGTGCCTCTCGCCCTGTTGAGATGACATAGTACCCTTGGTATTAGATTTGGTGGAGGAAATATCCACCCCAACCGATAATTCCAGTCTCTTGAAAAAGCGTCTACGAATATGGCGAAACAGTCTCGTGAATCGAGAGTTACGTAGTCTGGTACTATTGCCGACCTTCTGGACGCAAAAATGTCTACGTCTGGTTTTCCCCAACGCCTGAAGATCTCCCGGGTAGCTAGAGGCAGTAGATGCCACTCGGGTATTGGGCGTCTCCTTGACAGTCTGTCTGCTATGGCGTTGTATCTGCCTGGGAGATACTGTGCAGATAGAATTATGTTCCATTTGTCTAGAAGGGTCAAGAGTTGAAACGTCAGAGACAGCAAGCCTATCGAGTGAGTGCCTCCTTCCTTGCGAATGTAcgcaataattgttttgttgtctGTCTGTAGCAACACGTGTGAGTTCCTGAGACTCTTCGCGTGGCCTCTTACTGCAGACAATACTGCGAACATCTCTTTTTTGTTGCAATGCCATAGTTTCTGCTGAGTTGTCCAAGAGCCCGACATTGTCGTCTTGTCCAGTACTGCACCCCAACCGATGTCTGAAGCGTCGGTGGTCAGAAAATGGGATACTCCTACCGAATGAATAGGAGTTGTTAGGTCTACGGCTCCGAGCCACCAATGTAAATTTCTCATCACCCTCCGCGGGATGTCCAATTTTACTTTTGGCAGATTGCGAGGAAATTGACGTAAAAAAATCTGCAGGTGCCGACAATGAAGTCGGCCTCTCGGTATCACGAAACATGCGAAATTCAACTGCCCTAAGAGGCGCTGTAGCTCCCGAAGATTGCAAGTCTTCTTGGTTAACATACTTGTTAAGGCAGTAGAAATTGACATCTTTTTCTTGATTGGAAGTGACATGATATTTTGTTCTGTATCCCAATTGATGCCCAGAAAGTCTAGTGACCTCACAGGAGTCAGAGCTGACTTCGAGTAATTTACTTTCCATCCTAGGGACTCCAAAAGGTCCACAGCCTCCGCGGCCTGTGATGCCAATTTGGAGGGATTCTGGTGTACCAGGAGAAAATCGTCGAGGTACACCAGAATCCGCATCCCTCTCTTGCGTAGAGTCTCCGCGACCCAGCAAGTGACTGCTGAAAAAAGCCTTGGAGCTGATGATAGGCCGAAAGGCAGTGAGGTCATCTGGAGCATTTCTTGTTTGTAAAAGAGGCGCAGAAATGGTCTGTGGGAGGCAGTTATAGGCAGATGAAAGTAAGCTTGAGATATGTCTGCTTTTATCAACCAGTCGCCTGGTTGAAGGAACTCGGGTACTGTTACGTGGCTGATAAGTTGGAAATGTTTGGTTTTCACAAATCTGTTCAGCTCGCGAAGGTCGAAAATGGGTCTGAAGCCACCATCGCTCTTCTTTACTAGAAATACCCGGGAGAAGAAACCGGGAGTCAAAGAAACTGGTTTTTCCAATATTCCCAAGCTCTTCAACTCCTCGATCTGTAAAGTCATCTGCACAGATGGCTTTGTAGCATAATTCTTTGCTACTGCTGGTGAAGGGTACACTAAAGGAGGTCTTTGAACAAAGGGTATCCGAGACCCTGATATAACCTTCAGGATAAAGGGAGTTGCTCCGAGCTCCTCCCACCTTTTCCTGAAATTCTTTAATTGGCCCCCTTTGAACCCCAGTTTGGCGTCACTGTCTTGACTGATTAAAGGCACGAAAGGAAGATTTTTTACCTCTCCCCTTACCTTTGCCTCTGACCTTGAAGTCATTACCCTGAAAATTAAAGTTCCTCCGAGGAGCCTCATATTTGGGTTTCTTTGGGGCTGTGCTGGGGAATGAGTTTGAGGCTGAGTAAGAAGCCTTCCTTTTAAAGGGAGTCACTGTATTTTTGTCTGTTAAGACAAGAGAACTTAACCAATGCTGTGGCCCaccaaaattttgaattaaggtatttaatttaatctgatcAAATAAGGATGTTTCTGAAGGAGGAATATTTCTAAGTGCCAACTGTATGCATTTGTTAGGAATTTCCTTAATCCACCTTTCCCTTCTAGTCTCTATACACTCAGCCCGCTTACCACATACAACTTGTAATATGTCCtcagaatttttaaaaaatggtgTTCCTTTACCAACCGCTGAGGTAATCTTTTCTACAAGAGTTGATGCTTTTAATTCTTCCGGAGATTTAAAAGCCCAATCAACTACAGACTGCAAACCAGTCCGAAGCAACTCATTGCTTTCAAATATTGCATTTGACAATGCAGCCATAACATTCTCAGTGCCCgctaaataatcttttgttttactGAGGTGGCACaattcatcatttattattaagtcagTAAAGCCGGGTGTGGCAGAAAATGATTGTAATGTTTTACAGTATCTCACATTACGCCAGGTAGGTAAGCCAAAATTTTGAAGTAACTTTATCTTGTCAACCCTTTCCGGAAGCgctggttttattaatttagttgcaTCTATATCAATTGCTACCTGGCCTAAATTAAGAACTGTCTCTTTTTCTTGTGGAAGAACTAAGAATGATTCATTTGCAATCTGATTACCTATACTCTGTGAACTAATAGGATGGTTATTTTGCGAGCCGCCGAGactttgcatataaatattcgataaaaatCCTACCTGATTAATGAGAGCTTCTAAGCGTGGGTCTTCTTTTGAAACTCTCCTTTTAAAAGACGGTCTCTCACTCTCCGTTACTGAAGACCCTGACGACGAATCCGAGTCCGAACCGTCTTCGTTCGAAACTATTACATTCGGATTATTTTCCTTATCATTTGGAACGAAACTCtcgttttcattcattttaatttcaactaaaaactattaaaattaaaaaacacaaacaactaGGCGGCGAGTAACACACGCAATGACTTTGACAGGCCGGTTCCCGCCTTGCGGTGACAGAGCATACAAATAAGGCAAAGGGTTAATGTGATTCAGCTTAAAACACACAggcgtaagtaaaaatataaaggtgaGTTAACACTGCTTCTTCATAATGCGATGCTGTGTTTTCCACAAGGCACATAATAAATCAGTACTTAAGTCGTGGTAATAAGCAGACAGAGTCACTTTCGCAGTTATAATTTTAGTACCAATATATAGTCGAAAGATTTCAttgtatgattataaaaaaaatcaaaatcacaaaCGTTATTTACTGTACGGTATAATAGGAGTTAAGAAAGATAGTTATTTCATTTTGACGTGTCGGTTCTACGATAGTCCATATAACTTTATAGACGCAACAGCTACGGCAGATCTCaataataggcttgtttccactaataataaatcggatggctttgagtttctaatgattaaccatgataattagtaaataaaaaaacaacttttctacaaaaataataaaagattaattatatttttggaaaataaaatcgacaaaatgaggcatttaatcacgtgacattaaacaccaatcagagtcgcgtgacgtcacacctcgcgaaacaagcgcggaacgctacgttgttgctatcaattatcattatggcagataaactgggggtactacttggttctggatctttcagacactctgcgattattgacaaactttgtattttcaacatatatcgtcttggcattcgaacttcgttggtatacaacctggtttcatgcgcacttgtgtctttacccataatatgatactctgtataattagtcatatcatttggcaactaaaaaaataaaaagagtttgaattattacattttataaaacgaaaataatattttaactcaaacaaatcataaaatcctattctagtcctaacattttataggttatgtgtgatatattatatttgctaaattcatttcttttactatacatttataaatagatatatcaagttgtatttaatacttacatcgaaatgatcttcacagaaataaattgtggaattagttgacaaaataagagcatcttgcatccatgccatttaaccactttattcgtatttatttattgtttggtacgtatatgaataatttgtctggcgtttttatcgttgtactttcacattggggcaccatacagtatttataatacgaggaattcattatttattaaaaaacacaattgactgtcatacacaaacacggctgtttcgcgaggtatgacgtcattcaagacgccatgacaatcttggcctttttcgcggtcaatttcaagttcatttctaaaaactcaaaatactaacttaaaaaacgtatttttcttaaaatagtatatttttggggtgaaatagatgctaagctatagttttaaactaatttccaaattttgtcaactagcctattgccgaaaataaaattgtattcaataacaataattacagcTCAAATGAATTTAAGCACTGTTTCCCAAGGGTCGTCATGGCGGACCACGCGATCAAATTCGTCACGTCGGCGACCTCGGCAACATCAAGGCTGAAGAAGGAGAAACACTCAAGGTCAAAATCGTGGACCACTTGATTTCTTTAGCTGGCCCACGCTCAGTGGTTGGCAGGTCGATCGCCATATCAAAGAGTGAAGATGATTACGGCCGAGCGGGCACGGAGGACAGCGCTCTGACTGGCACTTCTGGGCCAGCTATTGCTTGCGGAATTATTGGCTATTTAAACTAATCCATACAACAATTctaaataccaatatttttttttattattttgtataaattagtaaatagtttttatacattaaaaaaaaaaaacaataaattaaaattagatagaTATGATTACtttctatttcatttattgttttaaggaATTATCATGTATATATCTGATATTAATGTTACTTTGgatacacattttattaaaaaaataaataaaaacccatattttttactgatttatttcaagccaatataaaaataataacaaaatgttaccatattgataacaataaaaaatttaatgagcACCTCATCGTGTTCCAAAGGTAGCCTTAACGTTGTGATgtagacataaataaataatgatagttTCAGAACGAACTATAATGTAATTCAAAAAAAAGACGTCGGTTTGCACCCTAAAAAAGTACACGATTTAAACAACTGTTTGCCAttttacacagataaaaaaagttataacacTAGTCactttaaaaaatctaattttagcaaaacattataaataaaatttaatagatctaaaaaaattctattaaaaatatagtttataaatgcTTATGTAAAGGAAGAATATGGATTTCATGTTTATTTGTGCTTTACAGTTCAAAaacttaaaagtataattttattgcacagataatgctaaaatatttctaaaaccaactaatgtaaataatatgattcGACACTACGTTGATATTATGTCGATAGCGCTGGCAACATAGCATTTATGTGTGTTAGCAACACAGattgacatattattaatatagcgtCATGTTGACTTAGAGCTAATTTATTGGAGGCCAATGGACGCGACTAAGCTATCCACCTTTGCGATGTATGCCTTCTGTGCGTCTTCCTTTGACAGACCCTTCTTTCCACTCCACGCCTCGAATTTTGCTTTACCCTTAAGGTCGAACATGCCAGGCTTATCTGAAAaacaaaaaagcaataaattatgAATGACAATATTCACCAGATTCGGTTCAGTGTTAATTCCGTAACTTCAGAGTTACTATATTAGATATAGTTAAGATTAGCGATATATGCGATAATTgggacttaatatattttattttagagttgatgccataaaataatttggacttatataaataataagccgACAACATTCATAGCGTTCATATAACATgtaagtgtatatatttaaactattagcGTTGTGTAATAATTAGAACACGTGAGAATTATGCTTCATAGCAACACTAATTAAGAATTATGGTTAGATCACTAATTTTACCCgtagaaaatatgttttacatccTACCAACAATGGTTTTTACGTATTACCTAAACGTATATCAGGgagtattgatttttaaatgatccttaaatatatacaaatatgaataaaaaaaaatactgcataaatattgaccgcgtggaatggtggcaagaatgctcgCAGCATTaacccgttgaatcgcaaatgTTCGTATCATACATACTATGACAGATTTGTAATTTTACGATTcaaaaaacttacaaaattttaaataaaaaaatgtgttttgaatttaaataatttaataaagtacaaaagAAATTCAAGACATTCTTAAAACTAGAGGCTAGTCACCTCTGTTTGTCTATTACTATTGTCATTCGATGTACGCTGGACTTTGTATGGATACTTGGGTTTGCTTGTCGATTATGGGAGGGTGCGGTTGAGTTAAAGACAGAAGTAATGGCTCTCATGATATAATTCATCTAATTGAGTTGAAACTTTAACAATATTGTTTCTTATATGGTTTTTCTTGTGTGAGTGGTATTCGATAATTGCTGTAAAAAATTTGCAAACAGGAATTGCAACGCTCGAAGgcatctaaataaattataacattttagcaCTATTGTTAAGTACGCTACAATGATTATAGAATGTCAGCCTAATTAGTTCGTTTTTAATAAGACTGTCTTACTGCGTTGCCTTGTTGAAAGGAGCCATTTATGTCTAGATTTCAAAATCCTTATCATAGATCAGTCACACTTTCTATTCCACGATGAACAGTGACATGTgatttatgtatacattattaatatgtattaaaatttaccatTGCTCACTCACACAAATCGAAGAATGCTTTACATgtcctaaaattaaaaacaataatatacataaaatcaaaaccTAGAACTGATCAAAGACAATGAGGTTACGTACGTACGTAACgtagacaattttatttctttttttaatgatttgacaTATTTCTTAAAGTCCTAATACGTAATCGGTGGTAGCGTTACCTTAAATTTAATCCAGTTAAAAATCCCTattgaaaaatctttattttgatatataaacaattaatttcaaagataACCATCGCGTGTGAGTAATCACATCGTCTTTCCTGAGATTTAATGCCGTGTCAAGGATTCATATGATACACGTTAAATCGTGATGACCATGTTGATAGTTACTAATTATAATCTTAACAATTAAATTCCTTTTACTTACAGACTTACATAATTAACAAAGTGATTTTAATAACAGTTTACAAGTAGTTTAACCTATTGTAAGTACATCTAGATATCATAAAAACTTTATCTTCGtttaatcttataattttatactacagTATTCTAGTGCGTgtttagttattgttttatttatatacacgaCTAATGTATCTGATATTAAAGTCGAATAGTTGTAATCAACACTTGAATAAATGTTACTAAACACCAGCTATAACTAATATAAACTATCTATTAATTttcatagacaatttttttttttattattatttcggaaCGACTTGATTAAATTACAAggcaatacaatacaaaaaaaatatctataacgttcagaacatgtttattttaatgttttacattaatatttattattattatgtgtaatCATTTATTCGCCCGCGTTCCTATTCttcatgaaaaaattaaatctctCGAAACTTAAAATTACAAGTACCTCCACATCGCAAAAATCATTAAGTAATCCATCTACGtttcacattatttaaaacgtcATACTGAcctgattattattatgttgatgAAACCAAAGTGTAAAGCTTCGTAAGTAATATCTCGCACGAAAGCCTGTATCTTTAAACGCATTTGATTTtgcattcaattaaattcaaatgctaCTTTACGATTAgacaattaaagtataaatattgcaACGCAGCCTAAACATAAACTTATGGCataaacttttttctttatgatatcggcgggcggacgaacaaataggtcacctgatgataagtcgtcactaccgcccatagacaatggcgctgtaagaaatattaaccattccttactataccaatgcgccaccaacctcgggaactaagatgttatgtcccttgtgcctgtagttacactggctcactcacccttcaaatcggaacacaacaattatactgagtactgctgtttggtggtagtatatctgatgagtgggtggtacctacccagacgggcttgcacaaagccctaccaccaagttaattattaaccaatatattccaatatatattgaaatatatgtacatataataacaacTTCTCTTTTTTTACAGGTGCCTCAACCAGCACCTGGCTTACGAGCTATTGCGCAATTACAACCTGATGAAGAGTCAGGAGTAGGAGGCGAGTTGATATTCACTCAAATCTTACCTAACGGTCCGGTAACGATCGAAGGAAATGTGACCGGACTGTCGCCTGGTCTACACGGACTTCATGTGCATCAAGCTGGTTCTATAAAAGATAATTGCAAAGAAATCGGGCCACACTTCATAGCTTACTATGTAAGTAATTTCCTTCTGCATTTGCAtcatttttgtgtttaattaggtagtaactacttatattatatgccGTAAGTACGCCCgaaacttttttatgtaagttGTATGTCGGATGCCCGATGGATGGATgaatagaaatattaagatatatacgAGACTTAGTGGCAAAAATACCTTTACCTTGTTCACTTAATTTTCAatctagttatataataaatcagtaCTTAAGTCGTGGTAATAAGCAGACAGAGTCACTTTCGCAGTTATAATTTTAGTACCAATATATAGTCGAAAGATTTCAttgtatgattataaaaaaaatcaaaatcacaaaCGTTATTTACTGTACGGTATAATAGGAGTTAAGAAAGATAGTTATTTCATTTTGACGTGTCGGTTCTACGATAGTCCATATAACTTTATAGACGCAACAGCTACGGCAGATCTCAATAA contains the following coding sequences:
- the LOC125064859 gene encoding superoxide dismutase [Cu-Zn]-like; this encodes MHLRLYIFFGQFLWLVSVLNGKSFQGVPGYGRNLLIKAIPAIEDYQSNIYEVFMEPYLYELGSSFPLGSERSDKQIEFPVVPQPAPGLRAIAQLQPDEESGVGGELIFTQILPNGPVTIEGNVTGLSPGLHGLHVHQAGSIKDNCKEIGPHFIAYYGRHGGPRDQIRHVGDLGNIKAEEGETLKVKIVDHLISLAGPRSVVGRSIAISKSEDDYGRAGTEDSALTGTSGPAIACGIIGYLN
- the LOC125064694 gene encoding acyl-CoA-binding protein homolog, whose translation is MAPFNKATHYGINTEPNLVNIVIHNLLLFCFSDKPGMFDLKGKAKFEAWSGKKGLSKEDAQKAYIAKVDSLVASIGLQ